A region from the Paenibacillus humicola genome encodes:
- a CDS encoding response regulator transcription factor, whose protein sequence is MYKILLIEDEPNFARFVELELVHEGYAVQAASDGPAGLRLALESDWDLILLDVMLPGIDGFEVCRRIRGKSGSPVMLLTARDSVSDRVNGLDYGADDYLPKPFAIEELFARMRAILRRTRCGGDQPLAFRDLRLNPVSRSVTRNGVGIALTKREFDLLSVFMHNVNRILTRDALIDSVWGIDADVETNVVDVYVRYLRNKLSGCPEDGYIQTIRGIGYVMR, encoded by the coding sequence ATGTACAAAATCCTGTTGATAGAAGACGAGCCGAATTTTGCCCGTTTCGTCGAGCTCGAGCTTGTCCATGAGGGCTATGCGGTGCAGGCTGCGTCGGACGGGCCCGCAGGATTGCGGCTGGCGCTGGAGTCGGACTGGGATTTGATCCTGCTGGACGTCATGCTGCCCGGCATCGACGGATTTGAGGTTTGCCGGCGCATTCGCGGGAAAAGCGGCAGTCCGGTTATGCTGCTGACGGCCCGCGACAGCGTATCCGACCGGGTGAACGGGCTCGACTACGGCGCAGACGATTATTTGCCCAAGCCGTTCGCTATCGAGGAGCTGTTCGCCCGTATGCGCGCCATTTTGCGCAGGACGAGGTGCGGCGGCGATCAGCCGCTTGCGTTCCGCGATCTGCGGCTAAACCCGGTCTCGCGGTCGGTGACCCGAAACGGGGTGGGCATCGCGCTGACGAAGCGGGAGTTCGATCTACTGTCCGTTTTTATGCATAATGTGAACCGGATCTTGACAAGGGACGCACTGATCGACAGCGTCTGGGGCATCGACGCGGACGTGGAGACGAACGTCGTCGACGTTTACGTCCGTTATTTGCGAAATAAGCTGAGCGGCTGCCCGGAAGACGGCTACATTCAGACGATCCGCGGAATCGGGTACGTGATGCGATGA
- a CDS encoding glycosyltransferase family 4 protein, with product MLIIAPEQIPVPPPVGGSVEHSVYQISRRFPSRHRVTVVSRKRNGLPSRSVYGNLTILRVAAASKKQYIAKVLKKVGGRRFDIVQIDNRPSFVPAVRRAFPKTTISVFLHSMTFVSPPMTSVRKAAAELRLADMIVGNSRSLQRTLSARFPRLRGRIAYVHLGVDLDRFRPSGRRRSSGKGFNVLFAGRLIPRKGLPVLMKAVRIARKSVPGMRITVAGGTNKAGYKAHLKRLAASLRVPVTFKGYVSRGGMPGFYRSGDCFVCPSQRHEAFGLVNVEAMASGLPCVASRNGGIPEIIRHHRNGLLVTAYRKPQAFADKLVKLARNSALSARLARQARKDAVSRFGWSGTAARLARLYAAKVR from the coding sequence AAATCTCGCGGCGCTTTCCATCCCGGCACCGGGTGACGGTCGTCAGCCGCAAACGAAACGGACTGCCGTCCCGGTCGGTATACGGCAATTTAACGATTTTACGCGTCGCCGCAGCTTCGAAGAAGCAGTATATTGCCAAGGTGCTGAAAAAAGTCGGCGGCAGGCGGTTCGACATCGTCCAGATCGACAACCGGCCGTCTTTCGTTCCGGCCGTGCGCAGGGCTTTTCCGAAAACGACGATTTCCGTCTTCCTCCACTCGATGACCTTCGTCTCGCCGCCGATGACGTCCGTCCGGAAAGCTGCGGCGGAGCTGCGGCTGGCGGATATGATCGTCGGCAACAGCCGTTCGCTGCAGCGCACGCTGTCCGCCCGGTTTCCGCGGCTCCGCGGACGGATCGCCTACGTTCATCTCGGCGTCGACCTGGACCGTTTCCGGCCGTCCGGCAGACGGAGATCGTCCGGTAAAGGCTTTAACGTCCTGTTCGCAGGCCGGCTGATCCCGCGCAAAGGGCTGCCCGTCCTGATGAAGGCCGTGCGCATCGCGCGCAAATCGGTGCCGGGAATGCGGATTACGGTAGCGGGAGGGACCAACAAAGCGGGCTATAAAGCGCATTTGAAGCGGCTTGCGGCTTCCCTGCGGGTCCCGGTCACGTTCAAAGGGTACGTGTCTCGCGGCGGAATGCCGGGATTTTACCGTTCCGGCGACTGCTTCGTCTGCCCGTCGCAGCGCCACGAGGCGTTCGGACTCGTCAATGTCGAGGCCATGGCGTCGGGCCTGCCGTGCGTCGCGTCCCGGAACGGGGGGATTCCGGAAATTATCCGGCATCACCGGAACGGGCTGCTCGTCACCGCTTACCGGAAGCCGCAGGCGTTTGCCGACAAACTCGTCAAGCTTGCACGGAACTCGGCGCTGTCGGCCCGGCTGGCGAGGCAGGCGAGAAAAGATGCTGTAAGCCGGTTCGGCTGGAGCGGCACGGCCGCCCGGCTCGCCCGGCTGTATGCTGCCAAAGTACGATGA